The Punica granatum isolate Tunisia-2019 chromosome 4, ASM765513v2, whole genome shotgun sequence sequence TCAAGCTCACGCAGCTTCTGTACCTGATAAAGTCCTCCAAGCGGCCCCTAGACGACCAGACGGATGTGATACCCCCCCTTGTCTCAATGCTCAAGTTGAACATATTCCGTCCTCTTCCCCCTCCCTCGAACTTCTCATTCATTTCCGACTTGCCCGATGATGAGGAGCTCGTGTCCACTGCCTCGCCTCTCTGGCCCCACCTCCAGATCATCTATGATATTCTCCAAAGGCTGATCATGAAGACCAATCCCAAGACTCTCCGGGACCACGTAGACCGACCCTTCCTCTGCAGCTTCCTTTGCCTGCTCCAGTCTGAGGACCCGAGGGAGCGTGAGAGATTGAAGAGCATCTACCACCTCATATACTCCAAGTTCACGTCCCACCGTTCCTTCATGCGGAAGTCGATGAGTGACGTCCTCCTGAGGTACTCCTGCTGGGAATGGCTATAAAGTATTTTTAGATGAACGACTTATGCAGCAGGATCAGTGTTCTCAACAATAAATAATGGACAAACTCCTAATACTATATTGGATCAAGAAGTAAGCAGTTTTAATTTCATAGGTCACGCCCGCGCCCTAAGCAATGCATTAGCAACTTGTTATTTCAACAGGTACATGTACGAGACGGAGAGGCACTGCGGGATCGGGGAGATACTGGAGATATTGGGGAGCATCATCAATGGGTTCACAGTGCCACTGAAGGAGGAGCACAAGTTGTTCCTGATCCGTGTCCTCCTCCCACTACACAGGGCCAAGGGGACGATGATGTACCACAAGCAGCTAAGCTACTGCGTCTCCCAGTTCGTGCAAAAGGAGCCAGCGCTCGGTGGGGTCGTGGTGAGGGGGATCCTGAGGTATTGGCCGATCACGAACTCACAGAAAGAGGTGTTGATCATCGATGAGTTGGAGGAGCTAGTAGAGAAAATCGATCCTGATCAGTACAGGAAGTTAGCTCTCCCCCTGTGCACAAAGATCACCAGGTGCTTCAACAGCTTGAACTCTCAGGTAGTTAAATCATCAGAATGAGTCTAATTTATGATAATATTTGTTGAGTTTTGGGTTCATTTCGTTTTGAATAAAGCTTCAATTATGGAACAGAGAAACCGCAAGCATTTTCCGGAAATTTTCACCTTTGCCgtgaaataaattttatcgACTAGAATGTTTTCACCAAACCATATCCAAAGAAACTTGATGAACTTTTTGCGACTGAAAATTTTCGGCATGAATCAAATGACAGCCCCTTGGTACCAGGTGCTGGAAGTTCTCAGGTCATTTATGTGCTCATCAGGTAGCAGAGCGGGCGCTCTACATATGGAACAACGAGCAGCTTGTAAAGATGGTATCGGTGGCCATGGACGAGGTCTTCCCGGTCGTAGTTGAGGGCTTGGAGAAGAACTTGAAGTGGCACTGGAGCCCCAGCGTGAGGCAACTAACCGAGAATGTCAAGCAGATGTTCGAGGAGATGGACCCGGCCCTGTATGCCATGTGCGTCCAGGAGATGGAGCGTTGGGAAGCAATGGGCCGCAGGGAGGAGGCCAGGAGGAAGGAGAGGTGGGAGATGATCGAGTCACTCGCAGCTTCGAGGCAACCGAATCATCACCAACCCTTCTTCCAAACTCCCAAGTATATATGCGTGTGATATCTGACACGCTACATACATACCACATTGTTTAGAACAATACATATGTGCTATTCCTCTCCTACGAAATGGAAGTGTTTCGAATGGAATACGGCAATTTTTGTTTGTTCTCTTCTTATTCTTTCGTACCAAACGTGACACGAGAGTAGAATAGCAAGTCGATCTTTGTTAAAGCACGTATCGACGATAGCCGATGTTCGAACAAATAAGTTGATTACCCGAACCGAACCGTGCCGACATTACGAAGCCCATGCACTTTATTCCTGGGCCTGCAGTGCCTCAATTCTTCTCCTGATCCCCAGCCCATTTCCGTTTATCCATCTGCAACTCCTCCTCCCGCCCGATCCATCATCGCTTCCGttgcccctctctctctcatcttctCGGTCTTGTCGGCCTCTGCTCTCTGCAACTGTAGCTCCTTCCTCTTCTGCAGCTGCCCCCGTGAATTTGTTCTTTTCTGATGATGATGGTCCAAATCCGAGCAGGAGAGAGGTATCGATTTTGAGTTGGGGGCAAACTGCTACTATTGATTGTTCTTGGTGGTGGCGGCAGCCGTAGCTGAATATGGGGACTGTTCCTGGACTTACTGCAAGTTGTCCAGGTTCGAAAGCACACGTTTTTCTGCAGCTTGTCACCGTCTTCTCGATGTTTGCTAATTATGCTCACTTCATCGTTTGATTCCGTAGGATTGTTAAGTTCGAGTTGTCCTAAGCTTTTTCTGGGTAATCAGAGATGCGGGTTCATGAGAAACGAGAGCTTCCCTCGGTTTCGGGTAATCTTTCGGAGCCTTTAAGGTGTCCTAAGTTGATGTCTTTTGCATTACGAGTGTATAGTCTCATGATTTGTGATAACTGGGACATGGTTGCAGTGTCCAAGCAGAAAGATTTTGTACTTGAATACCAGGCATTTATGCGACAAACGTGCGGCGGTGGCTGCCAGAAGAGGTAACCAGGAGTTGAGTTTCGACCCTGACTTGTCTCCAGAAGAACCGTTTTGGCTTGCTCTGATTAAGGAATTGATTTGGTACGCCAACCCCATTCGGTGAACAATATGAAAGCTCCAAATTCCTCGAGGCGTTATGTACTGAACTTGTAACCTTCTCTGTAGGTCTCTCAAGTCCATGCTTTCATTCTTGCGTGAGCAGCCTAGCCAGCTTAAATACATAGAGTGGCCAAGCTTTCAGAGCACGGTAACGGCTGAACCTTTCACATCTTATATGCATGCTCAT is a genomic window containing:
- the LOC116205033 gene encoding serine/threonine protein phosphatase 2A 57 kDa regulatory subunit B' alpha isoform-like isoform X1 yields the protein MGAGRFPSPRDSPGKRSTLQHLFDMDSRGSPLRSSGNSSSPLRRHHHQPSANEEILSMISACSVTFTFTDPSESPSQQDLKRLKLTQLLYLIKSSKRPLDDQTDVIPPLVSMLKLNIFRPLPPPSNFSFISDLPDDEELVSTASPLWPHLQIIYDILQRLIMKTNPKTLRDHVDRPFLCSFLCLLQSEDPRERERLKSIYHLIYSKFTSHRSFMRKSMSDVLLRYMYETERHCGIGEILEILGSIINGFTVPLKEEHKLFLIRVLLPLHRAKGTMMYHKQLSYCVSQFVQKEPALGGVVVRGILRYWPITNSQKEVLIIDELEELVEKIDPDQYRKLALPLCTKITRCFNSLNSQPLGTRCWKFSGHLCAHQVAERALYIWNNEQLVKMVSVAMDEVFPVVVEGLEKNLKWHWSPSVRQLTENVKQMFEEMDPALYAMCVQEMERWEAMGRREEARRKERWEMIESLAASRQPNHHQPFFQTPKYICV
- the LOC116205033 gene encoding serine/threonine protein phosphatase 2A 57 kDa regulatory subunit B' alpha isoform-like isoform X2 produces the protein MGAGRFPSPRDSPGKRSTLQHLFDMDSRGSPLRSSGNSSSPLRRHHHQPSANEEILSMISACSVTFTFTDPSESPSQQDLKRLKLTQLLYLIKSSKRPLDDQTDVIPPLVSMLKLNIFRPLPPPSNFSFISDLPDDEELVSTASPLWPHLQIIYDILQRLIMKTNPKTLRDHVDRPFLCSFLCLLQSEDPRERERLKSIYHLIYSKFTSHRSFMRKSMSDVLLRYMYETERHCGIGEILEILGSIINGFTVPLKEEHKLFLIRVLLPLHRAKGTMMYHKQLSYCVSQFVQKEPALGGVVVRGILRYWPITNSQKEVLIIDELEELVEKIDPDQYRKLALPLCTKITRCFNSLNSQVAERALYIWNNEQLVKMVSVAMDEVFPVVVEGLEKNLKWHWSPSVRQLTENVKQMFEEMDPALYAMCVQEMERWEAMGRREEARRKERWEMIESLAASRQPNHHQPFFQTPKYICV
- the LOC116205033 gene encoding serine/threonine protein phosphatase 2A 57 kDa regulatory subunit B' theta isoform-like isoform X3, yielding MGAGRFPSPRDSPGKRSTLQHLFDMDSRGSPLRSSGNSSSPLRRHHHQPSANEEILSMISACSVTFTFTDPSESPSQQDLKRLKLTQLLYLIKSSKRPLDDQTDVIPPLVSMLKLNIFRPLPPPSNFSFISDLPDDEELVSTASPLWPHLQIIYDILQRLIMKTNPKTLRDHVDRPFLCSFLCLLQSEDPRERERLKSIYHLIYSKFTSHRSFMRKSMSDVLLRYMYETERHCGIGEILEILGSIINGFTVPLKEEHKLFLIRVLLPLHRAKGTMMYHKQLSYCVSQFVQKEPALGGVVVRGILRYWPITNSQKEVLIIDELEELVEKIDPDQYRKLALPLCTKITRCFNSLNSQVLEVLRSFMCSSGSRAGALHMEQRAACKDGIGGHGRGLPGRS
- the LOC116205036 gene encoding uncharacterized protein LOC116205036 isoform X2, whose amino-acid sequence is MGTVPGLTASCPGLLSSSCPKLFLGNQRCGFMRNESFPRFRCPSRKILYLNTRHLCDKRAAVAARRGNQELSFDPDLSPEEPFWLALIKELIWSLKSMLSFLREQPSQLKYIEWPSFQSTCVFAAKDCYAHAGPRGIAHRCVNIS
- the LOC116205036 gene encoding uncharacterized protein LOC116205036 isoform X1 encodes the protein MGTVPGLTASCPGLLSSSCPKLFLGNQRCGFMRNESFPRFRCPSRKILYLNTRHLCDKRAAVAARRGNQELSFDPDLSPEEPFWLALIKELIWSLKSMLSFLREQPSQLKYIEWPSFQSTLRTAMLTLVLVALLIVALTSVDMVLSYVSSWLLRKNS